A stretch of the Methanobacterium veterum genome encodes the following:
- a CDS encoding tetratricopeptide repeat protein: MWDIFQSIGSIAKVKEKGSFRNYQKKLKGYQENEANVLIDMGVLCFENENFDKSLQYLENARRIYFNLDEKEAEAFVSDIIGDVYLSTREIDKALTEYQRSFRRYASVKSPMKNEMFEKIKEVEDIKEAIDLASEDKINAKIEEESNYEDMDEEFCDNTHDEDESIEERYTCKLNYEKIAPKIENLMNIIKKRYAVKEYLENRYEINYIRKSLIEAHKNLEHEKEAVLFLIMGNFFIKEEKTYSAMQNFKDAFNLFYEIGDNEGKAFSLLFLGITYYVLGKEDKIYSIFKEAMNILEELKDMEGKSAAIHIINTLYSEDICLDNNHSNTATT, from the coding sequence ATGTGGGACATATTCCAATCCATTGGAAGCATTGCCAAAGTTAAGGAAAAAGGATCATTTAGAAACTATCAAAAAAAGCTTAAAGGATATCAAGAAAATGAAGCCAACGTTTTAATTGATATGGGCGTATTATGTTTCGAGAATGAAAACTTTGACAAATCACTACAGTATCTTGAAAATGCTCGTCGAATATATTTTAATCTTGATGAAAAAGAAGCCGAAGCTTTCGTATCAGACATAATAGGAGATGTTTATCTTAGTACAAGAGAAATAGATAAAGCTTTAACAGAGTACCAGAGATCATTTAGACGGTATGCCTCAGTAAAATCACCCATGAAAAATGAGATGTTTGAGAAAATAAAAGAAGTAGAAGACATAAAAGAAGCTATAGACCTTGCAAGTGAAGATAAAATAAATGCCAAAATAGAAGAAGAGTCTAATTATGAGGATATGGATGAAGAATTCTGTGATAACACTCATGATGAAGATGAGAGTATAGAAGAGAGATATACATGTAAACTTAATTATGAGAAAATAGCTCCCAAAATAGAAAACCTCATGAATATAATTAAAAAAAGATACGCGGTTAAAGAATACCTGGAAAATAGATATGAAATAAATTATATCAGAAAATCCCTCATAGAAGCACATAAAAACCTAGAACATGAAAAAGAAGCAGTGCTATTTTTAATTATGGGTAATTTTTTCATAAAAGAGGAAAAAACATACAGTGCCATGCAAAATTTTAAAGATGCCTTCAATCTATTTTATGAAATAGGAGATAATGAAGGAAAAGCATTTTCCCTCCTTTTTTTGGGGATAACATATTATGTATTAGGTAAAGAAGATAAAATATACAGCATATTTAAAGAAGCAATGAATATTCTTGAAGAATTAAAAGATATGGAAGGAAAATCAGCTGCAATACATATTATAAATACATTATACAGCGAAGATATATGTTTAGATAACAACCATAGCAACACTGCCACTACCTAA
- the pdxT gene encoding pyridoxal 5'-phosphate synthase glutaminase subunit PdxT, protein MTTIGILNLQGDVSEHFEAMKKTACDIDKNVDVFKVKTSAEVSKCDGIIISGGESTVIGTLMEETGIKKAIIDKNIPVMGTCAGMVLLAKKTDYEQPLLGLIDMEVKRNAFGRQKVSFEDDIEIFGKKFKGIFIRAPYIEKVGENVDILSKYNERIVAVKSGKHIATAFHPELTGDTTIHEYFIKEVLNCAE, encoded by the coding sequence ATGACTACAATTGGTATTTTAAATTTACAAGGAGATGTTTCTGAACATTTTGAAGCCATGAAAAAAACTGCATGCGACATAGATAAAAATGTAGATGTTTTTAAGGTAAAAACCAGCGCGGAAGTTTCAAAGTGTGATGGTATAATAATCTCAGGTGGAGAAAGCACTGTTATCGGGACATTAATGGAAGAAACAGGTATTAAAAAGGCTATCATAGACAAGAATATACCTGTAATGGGAACATGTGCTGGGATGGTTCTCCTTGCAAAAAAAACCGATTATGAGCAGCCTTTGCTTGGATTAATTGACATGGAAGTTAAAAGAAATGCATTTGGAAGACAGAAAGTTTCATTTGAAGATGATATTGAAATTTTTGGTAAAAAATTCAAAGGCATTTTTATAAGAGCTCCCTACATTGAGAAAGTAGGGGAAAATGTAGACATACTCTCAAAGTATAATGAAAGAATTGTTGCAGTAAAAAGTGGAAAGCATATTGCCACAGCATTCCATCCAGAGCTTACAGGCGATACAACGATCCACGAGTACTTCATAAAGGAGGTATTAAATTGTGCGGAATAG
- a CDS encoding PAS domain-containing protein, protein MKVKLTYDNFKEIFDKSPMGILFYSKEGRLIDANPSALKITGTSSLKDCAKLNLFNKSYVASKKEELLKKGLIKFQTPLNFQNSGGDSHDILKKPKTIFIEWNIAAINAGYLVQIQDITASKNEEPLKSEDKYKRWFEDDLTGDFIATTCGQIIDCNPAFAEIYGFDNCEKAVESNICDFNRDDWINLITSLKIEYKIYDHQSWHKRPDGIQIHVVANVIGIFDDSDELVQVKGYVFDDTKRKQAEESLKESEEKYRLLFDEDLTGDFIATPEGEILECNPSFAEIYGFDDCNMALEWNILESNPFDWPYMVTRLKKEHKILGYQSWQRRSDGMRIHVVANVVGIFNDLNELIQVKGYVFDDTERKNAEENLINSKRQITEILDSIQDNFIALNYYWNFIYVNKCAAEYFGVDADDLIGQNLWERFPELVKTRCEETFRRTMETNKIQHFEAPSMYGTGEWFDFSVYPSAEGISIYWRDITERKKLKKDKNTLKIK, encoded by the coding sequence ATAAAAGTAAAACTCACTTACGATAATTTCAAAGAGATATTTGATAAATCTCCTATGGGAATTCTTTTTTACAGTAAAGAAGGTCGGTTAATTGATGCTAACCCTTCAGCATTAAAAATTACTGGAACTTCCTCATTAAAAGATTGTGCGAAACTTAATTTATTTAATAAATCTTATGTTGCTTCAAAAAAGGAAGAATTACTTAAAAAAGGGTTAATTAAATTTCAAACTCCTCTAAATTTTCAAAATAGTGGAGGTGATTCCCATGATATTCTTAAAAAGCCCAAAACTATTTTTATTGAATGGAATATTGCTGCTATTAACGCTGGTTACTTAGTCCAGATTCAGGACATAACTGCGAGTAAAAATGAAGAACCCCTTAAAAGTGAAGATAAATACAAGCGTTGGTTTGAAGATGATTTAACTGGGGATTTTATTGCAACTACTTGTGGTCAAATTATTGATTGTAACCCTGCTTTTGCAGAAATTTACGGATTTGATAACTGTGAAAAAGCTGTTGAATCAAATATTTGCGATTTCAACCGTGATGATTGGATTAATTTGATCACCTCCTTAAAAATAGAATATAAAATCTACGATCATCAAAGCTGGCATAAGCGGCCAGATGGAATACAAATTCATGTTGTCGCAAATGTTATCGGTATTTTTGATGATTCAGATGAATTGGTTCAGGTTAAAGGCTATGTGTTTGATGATACTAAACGTAAACAGGCTGAAGAATCCCTTAAAGAGAGTGAAGAGAAATACAGGCTCCTTTTTGATGAGGACTTAACTGGGGATTTTATTGCAACTCCTGAAGGTGAAATTCTCGAGTGTAACCCTTCTTTTGCAGAAATTTATGGATTTGATGACTGTAATATGGCTCTCGAATGGAATATTCTTGAATCTAACCCATTTGACTGGCCTTATATGGTCACTCGACTGAAAAAGGAGCATAAGATATTGGGTTATCAAAGCTGGCAGAGAAGATCTGATGGTATGAGAATCCATGTTGTTGCTAACGTTGTTGGTATTTTCAACGATTTAAATGAGTTAATTCAGGTTAAAGGTTATGTATTTGATGATACTGAACGTAAAAATGCTGAAGAAAACCTCATTAATAGCAAACGTCAAATAACTGAAATTTTAGACAGCATTCAGGATAATTTCATTGCATTAAATTACTACTGGAATTTTATTTATGTAAATAAATGTGCAGCTGAATATTTCGGTGTCGATGCAGATGATCTTATTGGACAAAATCTGTGGGAAAGATTTCCTGAACTTGTAAAAACCAGATGTGAGGAAACATTCCGCAGAACAATGGAAACTAACAAAATTCAACATTTTGAAGCGCCAAGCATGTATGGAACTGGAGAATGGTTTGATTTCAGTGTTTATCCCTCTGCTGAGGGAATATCTATTTACTGGAGAGATATAACTGAGCGCAAAAAGCTGAAAAAAGATAAAAATACACTTAAAATAAAGTGA
- a CDS encoding DUF6282 family protein — protein MENLKDKNLLEGLIDTHVHTSPDIKPRILNDIEAAYRAKQEKMRAIVIKSHVESTAGRAQIAEKISGFKVIGGVSLNLSAGGLNPEAVNVTAELGGKIIWFPTISAPDISITYENIESILNIIAEKELVLATGHLKPEDIFLLLDYAKSLKIKKIIINHPLTRVVSATVAEQKEMSKYAYLEHCFVACMEKHDNLDPNVIADAIKEVGPERCIMATDFGQAHNPVPVEGMKMFINSMIKCGIKENHIKKMCVQNPSKLFLD, from the coding sequence ATGGAAAATTTAAAAGATAAAAACCTGCTTGAAGGACTTATAGATACCCATGTCCATACTTCCCCCGATATTAAACCAAGGATATTAAATGATATTGAAGCTGCATATAGGGCAAAGCAGGAGAAAATGAGGGCAATTGTAATAAAATCCCATGTTGAATCCACTGCAGGGAGAGCCCAGATTGCAGAAAAAATATCAGGATTTAAAGTAATTGGAGGAGTAAGTTTAAATCTAAGTGCTGGTGGGTTAAACCCAGAAGCGGTCAATGTTACCGCTGAACTTGGCGGCAAAATAATATGGTTTCCAACTATCTCTGCTCCAGATATCTCGATAACTTATGAAAACATAGAAAGCATTCTAAATATTATTGCAGAAAAAGAACTAGTTTTAGCCACAGGTCATTTAAAGCCAGAAGACATATTTTTACTCCTTGACTATGCAAAAAGTCTGAAAATTAAAAAAATAATCATCAATCATCCATTAACCAGAGTGGTAAGTGCAACTGTAGCTGAACAAAAAGAAATGTCTAAATATGCTTATCTTGAACACTGTTTCGTTGCATGCATGGAAAAGCATGACAATTTAGATCCAAATGTAATTGCAGATGCAATTAAAGAAGTAGGACCTGAAAGATGCATAATGGCTACGGACTTCGGGCAAGCTCATAATCCTGTGCCTGTTGAAGGGATGAAAATGTTTATAAATTCCATGATTAAATGCGGAATCAAAGAGAATCACATAAAAAAAATGTGCGTCCAAAACCCTTCTAAACTGTTTTTAGATTGA
- a CDS encoding universal stress protein, with protein sequence MYRKILLATDNSEQAEKAGEHAISMAGSNSADIIVLYVIDAYYKYALPQKELREQLDEQLREDGKEAVKKFKSKIEEKKCAGKCPNINLITMIKEGKPAEVILKTAEEENVDHIVMGKSGKHGIERFLLGSTAENVVRGSKIPVNVIS encoded by the coding sequence ATGTATAGGAAAATATTATTAGCTACAGATAATTCTGAGCAGGCCGAAAAAGCAGGAGAACACGCTATTTCAATGGCAGGTTCAAATAGTGCAGATATCATTGTTTTATACGTAATTGATGCATATTACAAATATGCACTTCCACAAAAAGAGTTAAGAGAACAACTTGATGAACAGTTACGTGAAGATGGAAAAGAAGCTGTTAAAAAATTTAAATCAAAAATAGAGGAAAAAAAGTGTGCAGGTAAATGTCCAAATATTAACCTTATCACCATGATTAAAGAAGGCAAACCTGCAGAAGTTATACTTAAAACAGCAGAAGAAGAAAATGTAGATCACATAGTGATGGGAAAGTCAGGAAAACATGGTATAGAAAGGTTCCTTCTTGGAAGTACAGCTGAAAACGTGGTCAGGGGCTCAAAAATTCCAGTTAATGTCATATCTTAA
- a CDS encoding malate dehydrogenase produces MKVSIIGATGRVGRAAAFCLAEENSVNKLVLIAREESVDKIKGESLDIYDALAAKGVYVSIKTSSDLSSIEGSDVVVLTAGASRRPGMERADLGSLNAEIVADYAKKIAEISPDSIILVITNPVDVMTYVALKASGFSKNKVFGLGNHLDSLRFKNYMAKHFHVHVSEIHTRIIGQHGPHMVPLISSTSIGGIPIEYYSAWDYFTGYQPFDIKKTIETVKNAGNNIISKKGATEYGPAFAISNIVTTILNDERKILTVSAFLEGEIEGIDDVCLGVPVKLGIDGIEGILPIKMSEEERDSFIEAAEVVKKDTKKIMENLNSEDP; encoded by the coding sequence TTGAAAGTTAGTATAATCGGCGCAACAGGAAGAGTAGGCAGGGCTGCAGCATTCTGTTTGGCTGAGGAAAATTCAGTTAATAAATTAGTGCTTATAGCTAGAGAAGAAAGCGTTGATAAAATAAAAGGAGAATCATTAGATATTTATGATGCGCTTGCTGCAAAAGGAGTATATGTTTCTATAAAAACTTCTTCTGATCTTAGCAGTATTGAAGGTTCAGATGTAGTTGTTTTAACTGCAGGGGCTTCAAGAAGGCCAGGAATGGAAAGAGCAGATTTAGGCTCTCTTAATGCAGAAATAGTTGCAGATTATGCAAAAAAAATCGCAGAAATTTCTCCAGATTCAATAATACTTGTTATAACTAATCCTGTAGATGTTATGACATATGTAGCTTTAAAAGCATCTGGATTTAGTAAAAATAAAGTTTTTGGCCTTGGAAATCACCTGGATTCATTGAGATTTAAAAATTATATGGCAAAACATTTCCACGTGCATGTAAGTGAAATACATACCCGAATAATTGGCCAGCACGGTCCCCACATGGTTCCGCTTATAAGCTCAACATCTATTGGAGGTATTCCCATTGAATACTATTCTGCATGGGATTATTTCACAGGTTACCAACCCTTTGATATTAAAAAAACCATCGAAACTGTAAAAAATGCAGGCAATAATATAATCAGTAAAAAGGGTGCAACAGAATATGGACCCGCCTTTGCTATTTCCAACATTGTAACCACAATTTTAAACGACGAAAGGAAAATATTAACAGTCAGCGCATTTCTTGAAGGAGAAATAGAGGGAATAGATGATGTTTGTCTTGGAGTACCAGTTAAACTTGGAATAGATGGTATAGAAGGCATATTGCCAATAAAAATGAGTGAAGAAGAACGAGATAGTTTTATAGAAGCTGCAGAAGTGGTTAAAAAAGATACAAAAAAGATTATGGAAAATTTAAATTCAGAAGATCCATAA
- the fbp gene encoding fructose-1,6-bisphosphate aldolase/phosphatase yields MKTTISVIKADVGSVAGHGIAHPALLAKCEEILAKAKEEELLTDYYVTNCGDDTELIMTHKQGEENKEIHELAFNAFMEATAIAKDLKLYGAGQDLLSDTFSGNIKGMGPGVAEMEFKERPSDPVVVFCCDKTEPGAFNLPIFRMFADPFNTAGLVIDPSLHNGYKFEIFDVMEHKKVTMNCPEEMYDALALLGSISRYVIKRVIRKDDNEIAAAISTERLNLMAGSYVGKDDPVAIVRSQSGFPAAGEVVEPFAFPHLVGGWMRGSHNGPLMPVGQKNAYPVRFDGPPRVMALGFQIADGELVGPADMFDDPAYDPARKQAAEIADYMRRHGPFEPHRLPADEMEYTSLPGVMEKLEGRFEDID; encoded by the coding sequence ATGAAAACTACAATTAGCGTAATTAAAGCAGACGTTGGAAGTGTTGCAGGACATGGAATAGCTCACCCTGCATTACTTGCAAAATGTGAAGAGATCCTTGCAAAGGCAAAAGAAGAAGAACTTCTTACAGACTATTATGTAACCAACTGTGGGGACGACACAGAACTTATAATGACCCACAAACAGGGTGAAGAAAACAAAGAAATCCATGAATTAGCATTTAATGCATTTATGGAAGCAACTGCAATCGCAAAAGATTTAAAACTTTATGGTGCAGGTCAAGACCTTCTCTCAGACACATTCTCAGGAAACATCAAAGGAATGGGCCCTGGTGTAGCAGAGATGGAATTTAAAGAAAGGCCAAGTGACCCTGTAGTTGTTTTCTGTTGCGATAAAACAGAACCTGGTGCATTTAACCTGCCTATTTTTAGAATGTTTGCAGACCCTTTTAACACAGCTGGACTTGTAATAGACCCTTCCTTACACAACGGATATAAATTTGAAATATTTGATGTAATGGAACACAAAAAAGTTACAATGAACTGTCCTGAAGAGATGTACGATGCACTCGCACTTCTTGGATCAATAAGCAGATACGTAATAAAACGTGTTATAAGAAAAGACGACAATGAAATAGCAGCTGCAATAAGTACAGAAAGATTAAACTTAATGGCTGGATCTTATGTTGGTAAAGATGACCCAGTTGCAATTGTAAGGTCACAATCAGGATTCCCTGCCGCTGGAGAAGTTGTAGAACCATTTGCATTCCCACATTTAGTTGGAGGATGGATGAGAGGTTCACACAACGGTCCATTAATGCCTGTAGGGCAGAAAAACGCTTACCCTGTAAGATTTGACGGACCTCCACGAGTTATGGCTCTTGGATTCCAGATTGCAGATGGTGAACTTGTAGGACCTGCAGATATGTTCGACGATCCTGCATACGACCCTGCAAGGAAACAGGCAGCAGAAATAGCAGATTACATGAGAAGGCACGGTCCATTTGAACCACACAGGTTACCTGCAGATGAAATGGAATACACAAGTCTTCCTGGTGTAATGGAAAAATTAGAAGGCAGATTTGAGGATATAGATTAA
- a CDS encoding DASS family sodium-coupled anion symporter — protein sequence MAILLFIVMMLIPTPGLSYAGHAALALLIFAIIMWVTEALHLAVTSLLLLFVQPLIGVTDFNSAVIGFANGIIFLMIGGFIIAEAIRKSGLAQRLTYTLLNKLGTTPDRSLFVVVFSTGILSAFIENVVAYAMLLPIIKEIIPLMGVNDPEKGGSNFAKAMVIGGSFGSLAGGFGTEIGTAPNLMAAAYTHIPFVNWMIFGFPLAIILLFIIWKWLGIIYKPEVKGIIGGMDTINAKMAELGPMSRMEKFTLGILLFTILLWVTTNYTGINSYSVALIGAVLLFAFRVIDWQDAQNGVDWGLIIFFGGALSLGAALLNTGAANWLVQHIITLMGTNASTLLITIVLMIIAVTITQVMSNIALSAILIPIAVTLAQAQGQPIGIYAVPVAIACSLSFMLPMADPTVAMAYGTKYINIKEIFKVGVPLVIIGIILTILVMLSPLAAPALGRV from the coding sequence TTGGCTATACTTCTCTTTATAGTCATGATGCTTATTCCTACACCAGGTTTAAGCTATGCAGGGCACGCAGCGCTTGCACTCTTGATTTTTGCCATAATTATGTGGGTTACTGAAGCCTTACATTTAGCCGTGACATCGTTACTACTGCTTTTTGTTCAGCCATTAATTGGTGTTACTGATTTTAACAGTGCCGTCATCGGATTTGCAAACGGTATTATCTTCCTGATGATTGGAGGATTCATTATAGCAGAAGCTATACGTAAAAGTGGACTTGCACAACGTTTAACATACACACTACTTAACAAATTAGGTACTACTCCTGATAGAAGTCTTTTTGTAGTTGTTTTCTCAACTGGAATTCTTTCAGCGTTTATTGAGAATGTAGTAGCATATGCAATGCTGCTTCCAATTATAAAAGAAATCATACCTCTAATGGGTGTAAATGACCCTGAAAAAGGAGGTAGTAATTTTGCCAAAGCCATGGTTATCGGAGGATCCTTCGGTTCACTGGCAGGTGGATTCGGTACAGAAATAGGAACCGCGCCCAACCTGATGGCCGCAGCATACACTCACATCCCCTTTGTAAACTGGATGATCTTCGGATTCCCACTTGCAATAATACTTCTATTTATAATCTGGAAATGGTTAGGCATCATATACAAACCAGAAGTCAAAGGTATAATAGGTGGAATGGACACTATTAATGCTAAAATGGCAGAATTAGGCCCTATGAGCCGAATGGAAAAATTCACTCTTGGAATATTATTGTTCACCATATTATTATGGGTTACAACAAACTACACTGGAATAAACAGTTATTCAGTTGCATTAATCGGTGCAGTACTCCTATTTGCATTTAGAGTAATCGACTGGCAGGACGCGCAAAACGGTGTAGACTGGGGACTCATAATATTCTTTGGAGGAGCATTGTCCTTAGGAGCAGCACTACTAAACACAGGAGCAGCAAACTGGCTAGTACAACACATCATAACACTAATGGGAACCAACGCATCAACACTACTCATCACCATCGTGCTCATGATCATAGCAGTTACAATAACTCAGGTAATGTCTAACATCGCACTATCAGCGATTTTAATACCAATAGCAGTAACTTTAGCACAGGCACAGGGACAACCAATTGGAATTTACGCAGTACCAGTAGCAATAGCATGTAGTTTATCCTTCATGCTTCCAATGGCCGACCCAACAGTTGCAATGGCATACGGAACCAAGTATATCAACATAAAAGAAATATTCAAAGTAGGAGTACCTCTGGTTATAATCGGAATTATCCTGACTATACTTGTAATGCTGTCACCATTAGCTGCACCCGCCCTAGGAAGAGTCTAA
- a CDS encoding HEAT repeat domain-containing protein, producing MEKEENIKRLIQNFKDNDDHVRRQTSELLEEIGEPAVDELIQALEDEDRNIRRGAALALGEIKDERAINPLIKTLNDENKWVRRQVSGSLGNMGDAAVDPLIDALNHHNWRVRGGAAWALGKIGNKKAVEPLISTLDDESGFVRSGTAWALGQLGDKQAIEPLNKITDDKSTFVRKVAKVSLKRLE from the coding sequence ATGGAAAAGGAAGAAAATATTAAAAGATTGATCCAAAATTTTAAGGATAATGATGACCATGTTCGTCGTCAAACTTCAGAACTTCTTGAAGAAATTGGAGAACCTGCTGTAGATGAACTTATTCAAGCTCTGGAAGACGAAGATAGAAATATTAGGAGAGGAGCTGCACTTGCCCTTGGAGAAATCAAAGATGAGAGAGCCATAAATCCCCTTATAAAAACCCTTAATGATGAAAATAAATGGGTTAGGCGTCAGGTATCAGGTTCACTTGGAAATATGGGAGATGCAGCCGTGGATCCCCTCATTGATGCTTTAAATCACCATAACTGGCGTGTTAGGGGAGGGGCAGCATGGGCCCTCGGAAAGATTGGAAATAAAAAAGCTGTTGAACCCCTTATAAGCACATTAGATGATGAAAGCGGTTTTGTTAGAAGCGGAACAGCATGGGCCCTTGGACAATTAGGAGATAAACAGGCCATTGAACCTCTAAATAAAATTACAGATGATAAAAGTACTTTTGTTCGTAAAGTAGCAAAAGTGTCCTTAAAAAGACTGGAATAA
- the aksF gene encoding homoisocitrate dehydrogenase gives MYDIAVIPGDGIGKEVMDATLQVLDALDIKFNYKEARAGEKCFRRTGTTIPDETIQIAKDCDASLFGAVTSIRSQKSAIITLRKELDLYANLRPVKSYPGVKSIFKDLDFIIVRENTEGLYSGIEKETEGGATATRIITTKASERICKFAFEYAKENGRNRVSAVHKANVLKKTDGLFKDTFYNVAEGYDGIETNDFYVDATAMFFITKPQMFDVIVTTNLYGDILSDEGAGLVGGLGLIPSANIGKNNGLFEPVHGSAPDIAGKNIANPSAMILSAVMMLDYLKEHDAARKVENALMKVLSERKVVTCDCGGSATTMEMALEVKSKIESK, from the coding sequence ATGTATGATATAGCAGTTATACCTGGAGATGGCATTGGGAAGGAAGTTATGGATGCAACGCTACAGGTTTTAGATGCTTTGGATATTAAGTTCAATTATAAAGAGGCGCGCGCTGGAGAAAAGTGTTTTAGGCGAACTGGTACCACAATACCTGATGAAACAATTCAAATCGCAAAAGATTGTGATGCCTCCCTATTTGGAGCTGTAACATCCATTCGTAGCCAAAAAAGTGCTATTATAACACTGCGAAAGGAATTAGATCTTTATGCTAATTTGAGACCTGTTAAATCTTACCCTGGTGTGAAGAGTATTTTTAAAGATCTTGATTTTATCATTGTAAGAGAAAATACAGAAGGTCTTTATTCTGGTATTGAAAAAGAAACAGAAGGCGGTGCAACGGCTACAAGAATTATCACGACCAAAGCAAGTGAAAGAATTTGTAAATTCGCTTTTGAATATGCTAAAGAGAATGGGAGAAACAGAGTCAGCGCTGTTCACAAGGCAAATGTACTTAAAAAAACAGATGGTTTGTTTAAAGATACTTTTTATAATGTCGCCGAAGGTTACGATGGTATTGAAACCAATGACTTTTATGTGGATGCTACAGCAATGTTTTTCATTACAAAACCTCAAATGTTCGATGTGATTGTCACAACGAACTTATATGGGGATATACTCTCAGACGAAGGTGCAGGACTTGTTGGTGGGCTTGGATTAATACCTTCGGCTAATATTGGAAAAAATAATGGTTTATTTGAACCAGTACATGGGTCAGCACCAGATATTGCTGGAAAAAATATTGCAAACCCCTCCGCAATGATATTGTCTGCAGTAATGATGCTTGATTACCTTAAAGAACATGATGCAGCCCGTAAAGTCGAAAATGCATTGATGAAAGTTCTGAGTGAACGTAAAGTAGTAACTTGTGACTGTGGAGGCAGTGCAACCACAATGGAGATGGCCCTTGAGGTTAAAAGTAAAATAGAATCTAAATAA
- a CDS encoding FumA C-terminus/TtdB family hydratase beta subunit, which produces MNVKLKTPLSKEDTKQLKAGDIVYISGTIYTARDRAHQRILKEGSPVNLEGAVIFHAGPIIKTIETGESVNYKIVAVGPTTSTRMNPYQPDVLKLGISAIIGKGGMDSETADALMENNSVYLAAVGGCAALYVKSINKVKGVNWIDLGIPEAIWELEVKDFGPLIVAMDSEGNNLYEEVKKKVDTF; this is translated from the coding sequence CTTAAAACACCGCTTTCAAAAGAAGATACAAAGCAATTGAAAGCAGGAGATATTGTGTATATATCTGGTACCATTTACACTGCAAGGGATAGGGCCCATCAAAGAATATTAAAAGAAGGCTCACCTGTAAACCTGGAAGGGGCAGTTATTTTCCATGCAGGCCCTATAATAAAAACCATAGAAACAGGTGAAAGTGTAAATTATAAAATTGTTGCTGTAGGCCCTACAACAAGCACAAGGATGAACCCCTACCAGCCAGATGTTTTAAAATTAGGAATAAGCGCCATAATAGGAAAAGGCGGTATGGACAGTGAAACTGCAGATGCGCTTATGGAAAATAATTCTGTATATCTGGCAGCAGTGGGTGGATGTGCTGCATTATATGTTAAATCCATTAACAAGGTAAAAGGAGTTAACTGGATTGACCTGGGAATCCCTGAAGCTATATGGGAGCTTGAAGTTAAAGACTTTGGCCCGTTAATTGTTGCAATGGATTCAGAGGGAAATAACCTTTATGAAGAAGTAAAGAAGAAAGTAGATACTTTCTAA